A single Glycine soja cultivar W05 chromosome 14, ASM419377v2, whole genome shotgun sequence DNA region contains:
- the LOC114383636 gene encoding uncharacterized protein LOC114383636: MRIKGEEKKSICSYKKITLLICLFNIVVALYSLRSLYASLHIYSGSVARNIVVYRPDQIRKMEESNRIRKAYKPVELMKLVKEFEGEFSGETVVVELPRHLKQKIIDEVLQRLGSLNGSSKNISHSQVMAKEREAIENWRKEKLEEVKLAVVRGTSNSTIPHEEAGMLVRALESDWAVLSEEIGLWIPIEVANEEHNDKPEGASEIEEEVLPGRPLPPECNPELHTDYDGTAVRWGLTHHKDSAADCCQACLDQAKRAKEGENKCNIWVYCPSQFGCHSPDIYQHKHQECWLKYAEKPKLNFKDRYPEWYRNSHLSAPVIVPWASGVVSA, encoded by the exons TCACTCTTCTAATTTGCCTTTTCAACATTGTTGTTGCTCTATACTCTCTTCGCTCTCTCTATGCTTCTCTCCATATCTACTCTGGTAGCGTTGCACGAAACA TTGTGGTGTATAGGCCAGATCAGATTCGGAAGATGGAAGAGTCTAACCGAATCCGGAAGGCTTACAAACCAGTGGAGTTGATGAAATTG GTGAAGGAATTTGAAGGGGAGTTTTCAGGAGAAACTGTGGTGGTTGAGTTGCCGCGGCATTTGAAACAGAAAATAATTGATGAGGTCTTGCAGAGACTAGGGAGCTTGAATGGAAGTAGCAAAAACATCTCTCACTCCCAGGTCATGGCCAAGGAGCGAG AAGCAATTGAAAATTGGCGCAAGGAAAAATTGGAGGAGGTTAAGTTGGCTGTTGTCAGAGGGACTTCCAACTCAACCATTCCCCATGAAGAGGCAG GAATGCTAGTAAGAGCTTTGGAGTCTGATTGGGCTGTGCTTTCTGAAGAAATTGGCCTTTGGATACCTATTGAGGTTGCTAATGAAGAACATAATGACAAACCTGAGGGTGCATCAGAGATAG AGGAGGAAGTGCTTCCCGGCAGACCCCTTCCACCTGAATGCAATCCTGAACTTCATACGGACTATGATGGCACTGCAGTAAGATGGGGTCTTACTCATCACAAAGATAGTGCAGCTGATTGCTGTCAGGCTTGCTTGGACCAGGCTAAACGTGCCAAAGAAGGTGAAAATAAATGCAATATTTGGGTTTATTGCCCATCACAATTTGGGTGTCATTCACCAGATATCTATCAACACAAACATCAGGAATGCTGGCTGAAATAT GCTGAGAAACCCAAACTAAATTTTAAGGATAGATATCCTGAGTGGTATCGAAATTCACACCTATCTGCACCGGTGATTGTTCCATGGGCATCTGGAGTTGTCAGTGCATGA